One stretch of Limnohabitans sp. DNA includes these proteins:
- the nadD gene encoding nicotinate (nicotinamide) nucleotide adenylyltransferase, whose amino-acid sequence MSQPLNKPAVAAAPGVLRLGVFGGAFDPPHLAHVALVEAAIAQLSLDQVRIVPTGQAWHKPRLLSEAIHRLTMSQLAFRHLPEVVVDPRETCRDGPSYTVDTLHELQSEFPAAQLYLLLGDDQRRSLTAWHQIEEIDRIAIICAASRDKSVSAWNEVSVAAQTSSTIPDKLQARIRTLDMPLMPHNATDIRAISATEQTLKGLVSPAVERYIHDHHLYRPH is encoded by the coding sequence TTGAGCCAGCCACTAAACAAGCCCGCCGTCGCCGCTGCGCCCGGTGTGTTGCGCTTGGGGGTTTTTGGCGGTGCTTTCGATCCTCCGCACCTGGCGCATGTGGCCTTGGTGGAGGCAGCCATAGCTCAGCTGTCTCTGGACCAGGTGCGCATCGTGCCTACCGGCCAGGCTTGGCACAAGCCTCGACTATTGAGTGAAGCCATTCACCGTTTGACCATGAGCCAGCTTGCTTTCCGGCACCTGCCAGAGGTGGTGGTGGACCCGCGTGAAACGTGTCGTGATGGCCCGAGCTACACAGTGGACACGCTGCACGAATTGCAGTCCGAATTTCCTGCCGCGCAGCTGTATTTGTTGCTCGGCGATGACCAGCGCCGTTCCTTGACCGCTTGGCATCAAATCGAAGAAATTGATCGCATCGCTATAATCTGCGCCGCAAGCCGTGATAAGTCCGTGAGTGCATGGAACGAAGTATCCGTCGCTGCACAGACCAGCTCGACCATTCCTGACAAGCTGCAAGCGCGCATTCGCACTTTGGACATGCCGCTGATGCCTCACAATGCCACGGACATCCGTGCGATATCGGCCACAGAACAGACCCTGAAAGGTCTGGTATCCCCCGCTGTAGAGCGCTATATTCACGATCACCACCTTTACAGGCCACATTGA
- the purD gene encoding phosphoribosylamine--glycine ligase yields the protein MKVLVVGSGGREHAMAWKLAQSPKVQLVYVAPGNGGTAKDKNLVNVPITDLALLRQWALDNGIGLTLVGPEAPLAAGIVDDFRAHGLRIFGPTQAAAQMESSKAFSKAFMQRHGIPTAEFETFTDPALAHAYVDRQGAPIVVKADGLAAGKGVVVAMTLSQAHEAIDFMLLDNTLGVAHNAGGARVVIEEFLQGEEASFMVLCDGKNVAALATSQDHKRLLDGDEGPNTGGMGAYSPAPVVTAEVHARAMREVILPTIRGMEKDGIPYTGFLYAGLMIDPQGRIKTLEFNCRMGDPETQPILMRLKSDLFEVLMAATGEGLNQLEMEWDRRVALGVVMAAAGYPLDPRKGDAVTGLPKDLNDAMVFHAGTTEKDGQILTSGGRVLCVTVLADSVKQAQQKAYQEAIPIAFEGMQMRQDIGYRAIKN from the coding sequence ATGAAAGTATTGGTCGTTGGCAGCGGTGGCCGTGAGCACGCCATGGCTTGGAAACTCGCGCAGTCGCCCAAAGTGCAGCTGGTTTATGTGGCACCCGGTAATGGCGGCACGGCCAAAGACAAAAACCTGGTCAATGTGCCGATTACTGACTTGGCGCTGCTGCGCCAGTGGGCTTTGGATAACGGCATCGGTCTGACCTTGGTGGGCCCCGAAGCTCCCTTGGCGGCGGGCATTGTGGACGATTTTCGCGCCCATGGCTTGCGGATATTCGGCCCCACCCAGGCCGCCGCTCAGATGGAAAGCTCCAAGGCTTTTTCCAAGGCCTTCATGCAGCGCCATGGCATCCCCACCGCCGAATTTGAGACCTTCACTGACCCGGCTCTGGCCCACGCCTACGTGGACCGCCAAGGCGCACCCATTGTGGTCAAGGCTGACGGCTTGGCCGCAGGCAAAGGGGTGGTGGTGGCCATGACGTTGTCCCAGGCGCATGAGGCGATTGATTTCATGTTGCTCGATAACACGCTCGGTGTGGCGCACAACGCAGGCGGTGCACGCGTGGTGATCGAAGAGTTCTTGCAAGGCGAAGAAGCCAGTTTCATGGTGCTGTGTGACGGCAAAAACGTGGCGGCCCTGGCCACCAGCCAGGACCATAAACGCTTGCTGGACGGCGACGAAGGCCCCAACACGGGCGGTATGGGGGCTTATTCTCCTGCCCCCGTGGTCACGGCCGAGGTGCACGCCCGCGCCATGCGTGAGGTCATCTTGCCCACCATTCGGGGCATGGAAAAAGACGGCATCCCCTACACCGGCTTCTTGTATGCAGGCTTGATGATCGACCCGCAAGGCCGCATCAAGACCCTGGAATTCAACTGCCGCATGGGCGACCCCGAGACCCAGCCCATCTTGATGCGCCTGAAGTCCGATCTGTTTGAAGTGCTGATGGCGGCGACCGGCGAGGGCCTGAATCAATTGGAGATGGAATGGGACCGGCGCGTGGCGCTGGGGGTGGTCATGGCCGCCGCGGGTTATCCGCTGGACCCACGCAAGGGCGATGCCGTGACAGGTCTGCCCAAAGACTTGAACGATGCCATGGTGTTCCATGCGGGCACCACCGAAAAAGACGGTCAAATCCTGACCTCTGGGGGGCGTGTGCTGTGCGTCACGGTGCTGGCTGACTCGGTCAAGCAAGCGCAGCAAAAGGCTTACCAGGAGGCGATCCCAATTGCCTTTGAAGGCATGCAGATGCGCCAAGACATTGGTTATCGCGCCATCAAAAACTGA
- the hemF gene encoding oxygen-dependent coproporphyrinogen oxidase produces MSNSFELSVVKTHLLGLQARITGALTDIDGTPFLTDAWQKDPGEKLQGNGITQILEGGPVFERAGCGFSHVTGPQLPPSATQHRPELAGSAFEAMGVSLVFHPRNPYVPTVHMNVRMIAAKPAGNDPIAWFGGGMDLTPYYGFDEDAVHFHQTCKETLAPFGEGLHPRFKSWCDDYFCNKHRHEQRGVGGIFFDDFSELGMDQSFAMLQSVGDALLPAYMPIVQRRKDTPYGERERDFQLYRRGRYVEFNLVWDRGTHFGLQSGGRTESILLSMPPEVRWTYQRQDPPDTPEARLLSHFLVPKDWV; encoded by the coding sequence ATGAGCAACAGCTTCGAACTCAGCGTCGTCAAAACACATCTGCTGGGCTTGCAAGCCCGCATCACCGGGGCCTTGACTGATATTGACGGCACCCCTTTTCTGACCGATGCGTGGCAAAAGGACCCAGGTGAAAAACTCCAGGGCAATGGCATCACACAGATACTGGAGGGGGGCCCGGTGTTCGAGCGGGCCGGTTGCGGTTTTTCACATGTAACGGGGCCTCAGTTACCGCCGTCAGCCACGCAGCATCGCCCGGAGCTGGCCGGTTCGGCCTTTGAGGCCATGGGCGTTTCGTTGGTCTTTCACCCGCGCAATCCCTATGTGCCCACGGTACACATGAACGTGCGCATGATCGCCGCAAAGCCCGCAGGCAATGACCCCATAGCCTGGTTTGGCGGTGGGATGGACCTGACACCTTACTACGGCTTTGACGAGGATGCTGTGCATTTTCACCAAACCTGCAAAGAGACCTTGGCCCCGTTTGGCGAGGGCCTGCATCCCCGTTTCAAGTCATGGTGCGACGACTATTTCTGCAACAAACACCGCCATGAGCAGCGCGGTGTGGGCGGTATCTTCTTTGACGACTTTTCCGAGTTGGGCATGGATCAGAGCTTCGCCATGCTGCAAAGTGTGGGGGATGCCCTGTTGCCCGCATATATGCCGATCGTGCAGCGCCGCAAAGACACACCCTACGGCGAGCGCGAGCGCGACTTTCAGCTCTACCGCCGGGGCCGTTATGTTGAATTCAACCTGGTTTGGGACCGGGGAACGCACTTTGGCTTGCAATCTGGGGGACGCACCGAGTCGATCTTGTTGTCCATGCCGCCCGAGGTGCGCTGGACATATCAGCGACAGGATCCGCCGGATACGCCAGAGGCCCGTCTGCTGAGCCACTTCCTGGTGCCCAAGGACTGGGTTTGA
- the rlmH gene encoding 23S rRNA (pseudouridine(1915)-N(3))-methyltransferase RlmH — protein sequence MKLLIVAVGLRVPDWAQTAWDDYAKRFPPELKVELKVVKTEPRGSKTLPNLYAAERQRIEAAIPRGARIVALDERGTHLTTQALAIRLTSWQLGGDDLALVIGGPDGLEPEFRQAAHERIRLSDLTLPHAMARVLLIEQLYRAWSINANHPYHRE from the coding sequence ATGAAGCTGCTGATCGTTGCGGTCGGCCTGCGTGTGCCGGATTGGGCGCAGACCGCTTGGGACGACTACGCCAAACGCTTTCCGCCTGAGCTCAAGGTCGAGCTAAAAGTCGTGAAAACCGAGCCTCGGGGCTCTAAAACCTTGCCCAACCTGTACGCGGCCGAGCGCCAGCGCATCGAAGCGGCCATTCCCCGTGGCGCCCGCATCGTGGCGCTCGACGAGCGCGGCACCCACCTGACCACGCAGGCCCTGGCCATCCGCCTAACCAGCTGGCAGTTGGGGGGAGACGACTTGGCCTTGGTCATTGGTGGCCCCGACGGGCTGGAGCCCGAGTTTCGCCAGGCAGCGCACGAGCGCATCCGCTTGTCCGATCTGACCTTGCCCCACGCCATGGCCCGCGTGCTGTTGATCGAGCAGCTCTACCGCGCCTGGTCCATCAACGCCAACCACCCCTACCACCGGGAATGA
- the rng gene encoding ribonuclease G has product MQQDILVNWSPQETRVAVVELGAVQELHLERTLERGLVGNVYLGKVARVLPGMQSAFIDIGLDKAAFLHVADLWQKHVEGETASARTGQPLVPIEKQVFEGRAIMVQVIKDPMGTKGARLSTQISIAGRHLVFLPQDEHIGVSQKIPSDQRDALRQRLQALAGPSGGGFILRTNAEDSSDEELQDDIAYLRKIWARIKDVSMRLPPASLLHQDLTLLQRVLRDLVGEATQSIRIDSQEQFARLEAFGREFMPKAAERLQFYKGERPIFDLYAIDEEIAKALGRRVDLKSGGYLIIDQTEALTTVDVNTGGYVGARNFEDTIFKTNLEAAQAIARQLRLRNLGGIIIADFIDMARGDHQEAVLFELRKQLARDRVKTSSGGFSPLGLLEMTRKRTRDSLAHMLCEPCPSCQGKGIVKTPRSVAYDILREILREARQFNPREFRVVAGPSVIDMLQDEESQHLAGLSGFIAKPISLQVESGMGPEQYDIVLI; this is encoded by the coding sequence ATGCAACAAGATATTTTGGTCAATTGGTCGCCCCAGGAAACACGGGTCGCTGTGGTCGAGTTGGGCGCCGTGCAAGAACTGCACTTGGAGCGTACCCTTGAGCGCGGTCTCGTGGGCAATGTGTACTTGGGAAAAGTGGCCCGTGTTTTGCCTGGCATGCAATCGGCCTTCATCGACATCGGGCTGGATAAGGCGGCTTTTTTGCACGTGGCCGATCTCTGGCAAAAACACGTTGAAGGCGAGACGGCTTCAGCGCGCACAGGTCAGCCGCTGGTGCCGATTGAAAAACAGGTGTTCGAAGGTCGCGCCATCATGGTGCAGGTCATCAAGGACCCCATGGGTACCAAGGGTGCCCGCTTGTCCACGCAAATCAGCATCGCGGGACGGCATCTGGTTTTCTTGCCGCAAGACGAGCACATTGGTGTGTCGCAAAAAATTCCGTCTGATCAGCGCGATGCGTTGCGCCAAAGGCTGCAGGCTTTGGCGGGGCCATCCGGGGGGGGCTTCATTTTGCGCACCAACGCGGAAGACTCCAGCGACGAAGAGTTGCAAGACGACATCGCCTACTTACGCAAGATCTGGGCGCGCATCAAGGATGTTTCGATGCGCTTGCCGCCGGCCTCCTTGCTGCACCAGGACCTGACGCTGCTGCAGCGTGTGCTGCGCGACTTGGTGGGCGAGGCCACTCAAAGCATTCGCATCGACTCGCAAGAGCAATTTGCCAGGCTGGAGGCTTTTGGGCGCGAGTTCATGCCCAAAGCCGCTGAGCGTTTGCAGTTTTACAAGGGCGAGAGGCCCATCTTTGACCTGTATGCCATCGACGAGGAAATTGCCAAGGCGTTAGGTCGCCGGGTGGACTTGAAATCGGGCGGTTACCTGATCATCGATCAGACCGAGGCGCTGACCACGGTGGACGTGAACACGGGCGGTTATGTCGGCGCACGCAATTTTGAAGACACGATTTTCAAGACCAATCTGGAGGCGGCCCAGGCCATTGCGCGGCAGCTTCGATTGCGCAATCTGGGAGGCATCATCATTGCCGACTTCATCGACATGGCCCGGGGCGACCACCAGGAGGCGGTGTTGTTCGAGTTACGCAAGCAATTGGCGCGGGACCGCGTCAAAACATCCTCGGGTGGTTTTTCGCCCTTGGGCCTGCTGGAGATGACACGTAAACGTACCCGTGATTCTTTAGCCCACATGTTGTGCGAACCGTGCCCAAGCTGTCAGGGCAAGGGCATTGTCAAAACACCGCGCTCGGTAGCCTATGACATCCTGCGTGAAATTTTGCGGGAAGCACGTCAATTCAATCCGCGAGAGTTCAGGGTGGTGGCAGGCCCGTCAGTGATTGACATGCTGCAAGACGAGGAAAGCCAGCATTTGGCAGGGCTGTCAGGCTTCATTGCCAAGCCGATTTCGCTGCAGGTGGAATCTGGCATGGGACCCGAACAGTACGACATTGTCCTGATCTGA
- the rsfS gene encoding ribosome silencing factor, with the protein MTENAAKKDIQKLQRAVVDALEDVKAQEIQVFDTEHLSSLFERVIIASGSSNRQTKALSASVRDKVRLAGFGKPRIEGEDNGEWIIVDCGSAVVHIMQPTIRSYYNLEEIWGGTPVRLKFGAPKPAVTAEVKGHIKNSVAKKATGKAAAKSAEAKPPAAKKSAAKPALKAPAKSAKPAGKAPAKTTAKPATGTAANSTPKANSPTSKHPLKTVGKPTAKSAAQPAAKKPPARKPCASGHPPKSRLILNEAADRCGRPACAGLGADRLGRLRQTLSA; encoded by the coding sequence ATGACCGAAAACGCCGCCAAAAAAGACATTCAAAAACTCCAGCGTGCTGTTGTGGACGCACTTGAAGACGTCAAGGCCCAAGAGATCCAGGTGTTTGACACCGAACATCTGTCCTCCCTGTTTGAAAGGGTCATCATTGCCTCAGGCAGCTCGAACCGTCAGACAAAGGCTTTGTCCGCCAGCGTGCGCGACAAAGTTCGCTTGGCAGGCTTTGGCAAGCCGCGCATCGAGGGCGAAGACAATGGTGAGTGGATCATTGTCGACTGCGGCTCAGCTGTGGTACACATCATGCAGCCCACTATTCGTTCCTATTACAACCTGGAAGAAATCTGGGGCGGCACGCCCGTGCGCCTGAAGTTTGGTGCGCCCAAGCCTGCCGTAACAGCAGAGGTCAAGGGCCACATCAAGAACTCGGTGGCGAAAAAAGCCACGGGCAAAGCTGCCGCCAAATCTGCCGAGGCCAAACCACCCGCAGCCAAGAAGTCGGCAGCCAAACCCGCATTGAAAGCACCGGCCAAATCGGCCAAGCCAGCGGGCAAGGCACCCGCTAAAACCACCGCTAAACCCGCTACTGGAACAGCAGCCAATTCGACTCCGAAAGCCAACAGCCCCACCAGCAAGCACCCGTTGAAGACAGTGGGCAAGCCCACGGCCAAATCAGCTGCCCAACCGGCAGCCAAAAAACCCCCAGCCCGCAAGCCCTGTGCAAGCGGCCACCCGCCGAAAAGCCGATTGATCCTGAATGAAGCTGCTGATCGTTGCGGTCGGCCTGCGTGTGCCGGATTGGGCGCAGACCGCTTGGGACGACTACGCCAAACGCTTTCCGCCTGA
- a CDS encoding YebC/PmpR family DNA-binding transcriptional regulator — protein sequence MAGHSKWANIQHRKGRQDEKRQRIWTRVVREIMVAARTGGGDASANPRLRLAIEKAKAANMPADTIKRNVDKATGNLEGVSYEEIRYEGYGIGGAAIIVDTMTDNRVRTVAEMRHALSKHGGNLGTEGSVAFQFKHCGQLIFAPGTSEDRVMEVALEAGAEDVLTDEEGAIEVLTTPADFEAVKNALEAAGLVAEMAEVTWRAENSVSLSGDEAAKMQKLLDILEDLDDVQNVFHNAEFED from the coding sequence ATGGCTGGCCACAGTAAATGGGCAAATATTCAGCACCGCAAGGGGCGGCAAGACGAAAAGCGCCAACGGATCTGGACCCGCGTGGTGCGCGAAATCATGGTGGCTGCCCGCACCGGAGGTGGTGATGCCAGCGCCAACCCACGTTTGCGCCTGGCCATTGAAAAGGCCAAAGCGGCCAACATGCCGGCCGACACCATCAAACGCAACGTGGACAAGGCCACTGGCAATCTGGAGGGCGTGAGCTACGAAGAAATTCGTTATGAGGGTTACGGCATCGGTGGCGCAGCCATCATTGTGGACACCATGACCGACAACCGGGTGCGCACCGTGGCCGAAATGCGCCACGCCCTGAGCAAGCACGGCGGTAACCTGGGCACCGAGGGCTCGGTAGCGTTTCAGTTCAAGCACTGTGGTCAACTGATTTTTGCTCCTGGCACGTCGGAGGACCGGGTCATGGAGGTGGCTCTTGAAGCCGGTGCCGAAGACGTCCTCACCGACGAGGAGGGCGCGATCGAGGTCTTGACCACACCCGCTGATTTTGAGGCCGTGAAAAACGCGCTGGAGGCGGCCGGACTGGTGGCCGAGATGGCCGAAGTCACCTGGCGAGCCGAAAATTCTGTGTCTTTGTCCGGTGATGAAGCGGCCAAAATGCAAAAATTATTGGATATATTGGAAGACTTGGACGATGTGCAAAACGTTTTCCACAACGCCGAATTTGAAGATTAA
- a CDS encoding nucleoside triphosphate pyrophosphatase, whose translation MSDFIYLASQSPRRSQLLDQMGVAHRLLLASPEEDAESLEDVRGAEAPARYVARVTALKLDAAMQRLNLQGLPAAPVLCADTTVCLGRDILGKPTDEADAVRIVKRLSGQTHRVLTAVAAQKGHKRVATVSQSWVRFAPMTPAQIKAYVATGEPMGKAGAYGVQGRAAAHIEQIRGSYSGIMGLPLFETAALLRSLGVRC comes from the coding sequence ATGAGCGACTTCATTTACCTTGCCTCTCAAAGCCCTCGGCGCAGCCAGCTCCTTGACCAGATGGGCGTGGCCCACAGGCTGCTGCTGGCCTCGCCTGAAGAGGACGCCGAGTCTTTGGAAGATGTGCGGGGTGCGGAAGCGCCTGCACGCTATGTGGCGCGGGTTACAGCTTTGAAACTCGATGCGGCGATGCAACGGTTGAATCTTCAGGGCCTGCCTGCCGCGCCCGTGCTGTGCGCTGACACCACCGTGTGCCTGGGCCGGGATATTTTGGGTAAACCGACTGATGAGGCCGATGCCGTGCGCATTGTGAAACGGCTGTCTGGCCAAACCCACCGCGTATTGACAGCCGTTGCCGCACAAAAAGGGCACAAACGGGTGGCGACGGTGTCTCAATCGTGGGTGCGCTTTGCGCCCATGACACCCGCTCAGATCAAGGCCTACGTGGCCACAGGCGAGCCCATGGGCAAAGCCGGTGCTTACGGGGTACAGGGCAGGGCGGCTGCCCATATTGAACAGATCCGGGGCAGTTATTCAGGCATCATGGGTTTGCCGCTGTTCGAGACTGCCGCTTTGCTGCGCTCGTTGGGTGTTCGCTGTTGA
- the msbA gene encoding lipid A export permease/ATP-binding protein MsbA, with translation MPPHTPPSSEHSAQPSIRLRLLRLRPYFLRQKWVWILALGATLVAALTEPLIPALFQPLLDNGFAGNQLPLWAIPLAVIGLFTLRGMAHFVAQYALARVTNNGMEQLRSDLFAKLVKADLSLFQRQSASTLSNTVVYEVQVGATQLVSALIGLTRDGLTLLALVGYLMWLNWQLTLVVFTVAPGLSWIMKVLSRRLYGLTKESQKATDDLAYVVEENVLAHRMVRLHGAHEQQIGRFNGLGQRLRRLALKSTTASAAITPLTQIMAAIALSLVLVIALIQSREPGSGATVGSFVAFITAMLMLIAPIKRLADVANPITRGLAALERGLALLHDAPEESQGQHQVERARGAIAWHDVSVQFNPGEPPALSHIDLTVLPGETVALVGTSGAGKTTLVQLLPRFLNPTNGVVMLDGIPLGQWHLGSLRSQLAMVSQDVVMLNDSLAANVSLGQQPDRGKVQHCLEAANLWRHVQTLPQGLDTDLGHNANQFSGGQRQRLAIARALYKDAPILILDEATSALDNESERLVQEALQGLMKGRTTLIVAHRLSTIEHADRVIVMEHGRIVEQGAPAQLLASGGAYARLQHRGEWAGDVAGPDSVHRS, from the coding sequence ATGCCGCCACACACCCCTCCTAGTTCTGAGCATTCTGCCCAACCGAGCATTCGTCTGCGCCTGCTGCGATTGAGGCCTTACTTCCTGCGGCAGAAATGGGTCTGGATTCTGGCGTTGGGGGCTACCTTGGTAGCAGCGCTAACGGAGCCATTGATCCCAGCCTTGTTTCAGCCTTTGCTGGACAACGGCTTTGCCGGCAATCAGTTGCCGCTGTGGGCGATTCCGCTGGCAGTCATTGGCCTGTTCACTTTAAGAGGTATGGCACATTTCGTGGCGCAATACGCTTTGGCAAGAGTGACCAACAATGGCATGGAACAACTTCGTAGCGACCTGTTTGCTAAGCTGGTCAAAGCCGATTTGTCCTTGTTCCAACGTCAATCGGCCAGCACCTTGTCCAATACCGTGGTGTACGAGGTGCAAGTCGGCGCCACACAGCTGGTCTCAGCCCTGATTGGTCTGACCCGCGATGGATTGACCCTGTTGGCCTTGGTGGGCTATCTGATGTGGCTCAACTGGCAACTCACCTTGGTGGTCTTCACGGTTGCCCCGGGGCTGAGCTGGATCATGAAAGTTCTGTCGCGGCGCCTGTATGGCTTGACCAAAGAAAGCCAAAAGGCCACAGACGATTTGGCGTATGTTGTGGAGGAAAATGTGCTGGCCCATCGCATGGTTCGGTTGCATGGCGCCCATGAGCAACAAATTGGTCGGTTCAATGGGCTGGGGCAACGGTTGCGACGTTTGGCCCTGAAGTCCACCACCGCGTCAGCGGCCATCACGCCACTGACTCAGATCATGGCGGCCATTGCCCTGTCCTTGGTGTTGGTGATTGCCCTGATTCAAAGCCGAGAACCGGGATCCGGGGCCACAGTAGGAAGTTTTGTGGCTTTTATCACGGCCATGCTGATGCTGATCGCGCCCATCAAACGGCTGGCAGACGTGGCCAACCCCATCACGCGCGGTCTGGCAGCGCTTGAGCGCGGTCTTGCTTTGTTGCACGACGCCCCCGAGGAAAGCCAGGGCCAGCACCAGGTCGAACGTGCCCGCGGTGCCATTGCATGGCACGACGTGAGTGTGCAATTCAACCCCGGGGAACCCCCTGCCCTGTCACACATTGACCTGACCGTGCTGCCAGGGGAGACGGTGGCACTGGTCGGAACATCCGGAGCCGGAAAAACCACTTTGGTCCAGCTCTTGCCCCGGTTTTTAAACCCAACAAACGGTGTGGTCATGCTCGATGGCATCCCACTTGGGCAATGGCATTTGGGTAGCCTGCGCAGCCAATTGGCCATGGTCAGTCAGGATGTGGTGATGCTCAACGACAGTCTGGCGGCCAACGTGAGCTTGGGTCAGCAGCCAGACCGGGGCAAAGTTCAGCATTGCCTCGAAGCGGCAAATTTGTGGCGCCATGTGCAGACCCTGCCCCAAGGCTTGGACACCGATCTGGGACACAACGCCAACCAGTTTTCAGGTGGCCAGCGCCAACGACTGGCCATCGCTAGGGCCTTGTACAAAGATGCACCCATTCTGATTTTGGACGAGGCCACTTCTGCTCTCGACAATGAGTCTGAGCGGCTGGTGCAGGAAGCCTTGCAAGGGCTGATGAAAGGTCGCACCACCCTGATCGTGGCGCACCGCTTGTCCACCATTGAACACGCCGATCGGGTGATCGTGATGGAACATGGCCGCATTGTTGAGCAAGGTGCGCCAGCACAGTTGCTGGCAAGCGGCGGTGCTTATGCGCGACTGCAACACCGTGGGGAGTGGGCCGGTGATGTAGCCGGCCCAGACTCTGTTCACCGGTCTTGA
- a CDS encoding helicase HerA-like C-terminal domain-containing protein — protein sequence MADPMLIAQNTLAQCHLLPGLANRHGLITGATGTGKTVTLQTLAENFSRLGVPVFMADVKGDLTGVSQEGKIGDKLATVLQSRGLALPEPLACPTTLWDVFGEQGHPVRATISDMGPLLLTRMLGLNDTQAGVLNLVFKIADDNGLLLLDMKDLRAMLQYVGDNAKQFTTEYGNISAASIGAIQRGLVQIETQGGDQFFGEPMLNIEDFMQTDAQGQGVVNILAADKLMNSPRLYATFLLWMLSELFEVLPEIGDPEKPKLIFFFDEAHLLFKDAPEVLVERIELVVRLVRSKGVGVYFVTQNPLDIPDSVLGQLGNRVQHALRAYTPRDQKAVKSTAQTMRPKAGLDIEAAITELAVGEALVSFLDAKGRPCETERVFVLPPGSQLGPITPDQRQSLIQGSLVAGVYEPAQDRESAYEKIKGQATASGQANTIRPLPGQTATAAEPAGGGLMGGLSDLLFGRSGPRGGQRDGVAQLVVKSAVRTVGSAIGREIVRGVLGNLLGSGRRR from the coding sequence ATGGCTGATCCGATGTTGATTGCTCAAAATACCCTGGCGCAGTGTCACCTGCTGCCGGGTCTGGCCAACCGCCACGGCCTGATCACCGGGGCCACCGGCACCGGCAAAACCGTGACTCTGCAAACCCTGGCCGAAAACTTTTCGCGCCTGGGCGTGCCTGTCTTTATGGCCGACGTCAAAGGCGATCTGACCGGGGTCAGTCAAGAGGGCAAGATCGGGGACAAACTGGCCACCGTGCTGCAAAGCAGAGGACTGGCTTTGCCCGAGCCCCTGGCCTGTCCCACCACTTTGTGGGACGTGTTTGGCGAGCAAGGCCATCCGGTGCGCGCCACCATCTCGGACATGGGGCCCTTGCTGCTGACGCGCATGCTGGGCCTGAACGACACCCAAGCGGGCGTGCTGAACCTGGTGTTCAAGATCGCCGACGACAACGGCTTGCTGCTGCTGGACATGAAAGACCTGCGGGCCATGCTGCAGTACGTGGGCGACAACGCCAAGCAGTTCACCACCGAGTACGGCAACATCAGCGCCGCCAGCATCGGGGCCATCCAACGCGGCTTGGTGCAAATCGAGACCCAGGGCGGTGACCAGTTCTTTGGCGAGCCCATGCTCAACATCGAAGACTTCATGCAGACCGACGCACAAGGCCAGGGGGTGGTGAACATCCTGGCGGCCGACAAGCTGATGAATTCACCCCGCCTGTACGCCACCTTCTTGCTGTGGATGCTGTCGGAGTTGTTCGAGGTGCTGCCCGAGATCGGCGACCCGGAAAAACCCAAGCTGATTTTCTTTTTTGACGAGGCGCACTTGCTCTTCAAGGACGCGCCAGAGGTCCTGGTCGAGCGGATCGAGCTGGTGGTGCGCCTGGTGCGCTCCAAGGGCGTAGGAGTGTACTTCGTCACGCAAAACCCGCTGGACATCCCCGACAGCGTGCTGGGCCAGCTGGGCAACCGGGTGCAGCACGCCCTGCGCGCCTACACACCTCGCGACCAAAAAGCCGTGAAATCCACCGCGCAAACCATGCGCCCCAAGGCAGGACTGGACATTGAGGCGGCCATCACCGAGCTGGCCGTGGGCGAGGCGTTGGTGAGCTTTCTGGACGCCAAGGGCCGTCCCTGCGAGACCGAACGCGTGTTTGTCTTGCCACCGGGCAGCCAACTCGGCCCCATCACACCTGACCAGCGCCAGTCGCTGATTCAAGGCTCTTTGGTGGCCGGGGTGTACGAACCAGCCCAGGACCGGGAGTCGGCTTACGAAAAAATCAAGGGTCAGGCCACTGCATCCGGCCAAGCCAACACCATCCGTCCCTTGCCTGGGCAAACCGCAACTGCGGCCGAGCCGGCCGGCGGTGGCCTGATGGGTGGGCTGTCAGACCTGCTGTTTGGCCGCTCAGGCCCGCGGGGTGGGCAACGCGACGGGGTGGCCCAGTTGGTGGTCAAAAGTGCCGTGCGCACGGTGGGCTCGGCCATTGGCAGGGAAATCGTGCGCGGCGTACTGGGCAACTTACTGGGAAGCGGCCGCCGCAGGTAA